Proteins encoded within one genomic window of Platichthys flesus chromosome 17, fPlaFle2.1, whole genome shotgun sequence:
- the irx1b gene encoding iroquois-class homeodomain protein IRX-1b — MSFPQLGYPQFLSASHEVYGGERPASAREGAAEGGLSSSATAAAVGSMLGMYGSPWVAHNYSAFLPYSGATDLALISQMGSQYELKDSPGSHPASLPVHAAQGFYPYGQYPYGDPSRAKTATRETTSTLKAWLQEHQKNPYPTKGEKIMLAIITRMTLTQVSTWFANARRRLKKENKVTWGRSAEDRDGRIFSSDNEDEPGKNGSDDEDEDEEIDLETVDIERPEEQCAQEEEGSAKVEAEAGLSAREQASEPRSSESGRTLSVEGLRGVEAAISLNKSPVVKLAVDHSPSRQECQRPAQSKPKIWSLAETAAAPDSSHKPSPAAHAHHPALASAGHPALLPGHGIYTCQIGKLHNWANAAFLNANSLLNMRSLLGGAPAGHLPLHGSVPAARHDARPVAAGPSTSGTEDDSDVESSGSFSPKRDDEESDHRPDPLKFQLITDRPHHGTASQRVLTTTL; from the exons ATGTCTTTCCCTCAGCTGGGGTACCCCCAGTTCCTCAGCGCCTCCCATGAGGTGTACGGGGGCGAGCGGCCGGCCTCTGCCCGGGAGGGAGCTGCCGAGGGCGGCTTGAGCTCCTCTGCCACCGCCGCGGCTGTCGGCTCCATGCTGGGGATGTACGGGAGCCCGTGGGTGGCTCACAACTACAGTGCCTTTCTGCCGTACAGCGGAGCCACAGACCTCGCCCTCATCTCCCAGATG GGCTCCCAGTATGAGTTGAAGGACAGCCCGGGCTCCCACCCGGCCTCCCTGCCTGTCCACGCCGCGCAGGGCTTCTACCCGTACGGCCAGTATCCGTACGGAGACCCGTCGAGGGCCAAGACGGCCACGCGGGAGACCACGAGCACCCTGAAGGCCTGGCTGCAGGAGCACCAGAAGAACCCGTACCCCACCAAGGGGGAGAAGATCATGCTCGCCATCATCACCCGGATGACGCTCACACAG GTGTCGACGTGGTTCGCCAACGCGCGCAGACGCCTGAAGAAGGAGAACAAGGTAACCTGGGGCCGCAGCGCCGAGGACCGGGACGGCCGCATCTTCAGCAGTGACAACGAGGACGAGCCCGGCAAGAACGGCAGCGACGACGAAGACGAAGATGAGGAGATCGATCTGGAAACTGTGGATATCGAGAGACCCGAGGAGCAGTGcgcacaggaggaggagggctccGCCAAAGTCGAGGCCGAGGCGGGCCTGTCCGCCAGAGAGCAGGCCTCGGAGCCTCGGAGCTCCGAGAGCGGCAGGACGCTTTCTGTGGAGGGCCTGAGAGGAGTGGAGGCGGCCATTTCTCTTAATAAATCGCCCGTTGTCAAACTCGCAGTGGATCATTCTCCCAGCAGACAGGAGTGCCAGAGACCGGCTCAGAGCAAGCCCAAAATCTGGTCCTTGGCAGAGACCGCCGCAGCCCCCGACAGCTCTCACAAACCTTCCCCTGCGGCTCATGCGCATCACCCGGCTTTGGCCTCGGCCGGCCACCCGGCCTTGCTCCCGGGTCATGGGATATATACGTGCCAGATTGGCAAGCTTCACAACTGGGCCAACGCGGCTTTTCTGAACGCCAACTCTCTTTTGAACATGAGGTCGCTCCTCGGCGGGGCGCCGGCCGGACACCTGCCTCTCCACGGCTCGGTGCCGGCTGCGCGTCATGACGCACGGCCGGTTGCGGCGGGCCCGAGCACTTCGGGAACGGAGGATGACAGTGACGTCGAGTCGTCGGGAAGCTTCAGTCCAAAAAGAGATG ACGAAGAGAGCGACCACAGGCCCGATCCCCTGAAGTTCCAGCTGATCACTGACAG ACCTCACCATGGCACAGCATCACAACGGGTCCTGACAACAACATTATGA